The Rhodococcus sp. B50 DNA window GCCACCGGCAGATCGTCGACGTCAACGTCACCGGTGTCGTCCTCGGCTGCCACGCCGCCTTCCCGTACCTGCGCGACACGCCCGGCGCACAGATCGTGAACATGTGCTCGGCGTCGGCGCTCTACGGACAACCCGACCTCGCCACCTACAGCGCCACCAAGTTCGCGGTGCGGGGCCTGACCGAAGCCCTCGAACTCGAGTGGGCGCGCCACGGCATCAGGGTGCAGGCACTGTGGCCGCTGTTCGTCGACACCCACATGGTCGACGGGTTGGATATCGGCGCGCGGCGCTCCCTCGGGGTGAACCTCGGCGCCGGTGACGTCGCCCGGGCGGTCTTCGACGCGACCCGCCCCACCCGGTGCTCCGCACGGGTGCATCGGCCCGTCGGCCGGCAGGCCACCGTGCTGGCCATGCTCGCCCAGGTGTCGCCCGGATGGGCGAACCGGCTGGTCAACCGGCGCCTGACGGGCCGCTGACGCCGGTCGATAGAGTGACACCCGCACGTCGTCGGGAAGGGTGTTGCGTGAGAATTCGGATGTGGCCGGTCGCAGTCGTCACGGGTGCGGCGCTGTTCGTCGCAGGATGCGGAAGATCCTCGGACGGCACGGGCGCCGACCCCGGAGCGACGTCGACGACCACCGCAGCGAGCTCCTCCACGACCGTCGCCCCGAGCACGACCGAGGAGACGGCACCGTCGTCGACCACCGAGGCGGCCCCTGAGCCGGAGACCTCCCCGGAGGAACCGGCACCGCTCGCGCAGGTCGAGTACCAGCGCAACGAGTCGTACTATTTCAGCAGCCCCGACGGCACCTTCGAATGCGGCATCGTCCGGCTGCCCACCCGCACCGAGGCGGGCTGTGAAGGTCCCACCGATCCGATCCCGCCGCGCCCCGAGGACTGCATGGTCAACTGGGGACTCGGTATCCGCGTGCAGGACTCCGGCGAAGGGGAGTTCGTGTGCTCGGGCGGGCCGGTCTACCTCTCGCCCGACGGTGCGAGCCCCGCCCTGCCACCGGGATCGTCGCTCTCACAGCTCGGGTACACGTGTGCCACCACCGCAGCCGACGTGACCTGTACCAACGACGCCACCGGTCACGGCTTCCGCGTCGCAGCGGGTTCTAACGAAACGTTCTGACGGTGACCGATACGCATTCCGTGCCGGCCGTCGAGGACGTGGCGGGACCCACCGAATGGGGT harbors:
- a CDS encoding SDR family oxidoreductase gives rise to the protein MSAPTVVVTGAAAGIGRSTALLFARHGYRVGAFDVDTAGLASLADEAAPITSGQIVTGVLDVTDTSAWTRALEEFCTDGRLDILVNNAGLLSSGPFEDTPASRHRQIVDVNVTGVVLGCHAAFPYLRDTPGAQIVNMCSASALYGQPDLATYSATKFAVRGLTEALELEWARHGIRVQALWPLFVDTHMVDGLDIGARRSLGVNLGAGDVARAVFDATRPTRCSARVHRPVGRQATVLAMLAQVSPGWANRLVNRRLTGR